Genomic segment of Bacteroides stercoris ATCC 43183:
TATACCGGTTACCTGCATAGCCCGCGTCAGGTAAAGCCGTTGCCGCAGATTGGCAATCTGTGCGGCCGTCACCGACGAATGACTCTTCTGATGTTGCTCTTTCAAAGCACGTACAAGACCGGCATAGGACAGAAAACGGTTGGTATATGCCAACATTATCAAAGATATTGCCGAGAACAGCAAAGCGGGGGTAGTTAAATCAATTTCCATAAAACGTTTTTCTTCATTCTTTTAAAACCTGCAAAGGTAAGCAATAAAACCGAAAAGGAAAATAGCCTTCCCTATCTAACTTTTTTCCATTACCTTTGTTCCCAAGAAAAGACCTAATTCATCAAAGCCTATGTTCACAGACTTGCTCAATTCCTCTTATTTCGCCCTGTTCCTCATCGTAGCCCTCGGCTTCATGTTGGGAAGGATTAAAATCAAAGGATTGTCACTCGACGTATCCGCCGTTATTTTCATCGCCCTGCTATTCGGGCATTTCGGCGTCATCATCCCCAAGGAGCTGGGTTACTTCGGACTCGTACTGTTCATCTTCACCATCGGCATACAGGCGGGACCCGGCTTCTTCGACTCCTTCCGGAGCAAAGGGAAGACCCTCATCATCATCACCCTGCTCATTATCTGCTCCGCCGCCCTTACGGCAACGGGACTGAAATATGCCTTCGACATCGACACGCCGAGCGTGGTGGGACTCATAGCCGGAGCGCTTACCAGTACGCCGGGACTTGCCGTTGCCATTGACAGCACCCACTCGCCGCTGGCATCCATTGCCTACGGTATCGCCTATCCGTTCGGAGTAATCGGCGTTATCCTGTTCGTGAAACTGCTGCCCCGCATCATGCACATCGACCTCGACCGGGAAGCCCGCCGCCTGGAGACAGAGCGCCGCGGACAGTTTCCCGAATTGCTCACTTGCATCTACCGTGTCACGAACCCCGTAGTTTTCGGACGCAGCCTGATGCAAATCAATGCCCGTGCCATAACCGGTGCTGTAATCTCCCGCCACAAGCACGGCGAGCAAATCTCCATCCCCACCGCACACACCGTACTCCGTGAAAACGACTACATACAGGCAGTGGGCAGTGACGAAGCCCTGAACCAGCTTGCCACCCTGGTGGGCGAACGCGAAGAAGGGGAACTCCCGCTCAGCCACACCCAAGAGATAGAATCTCTGCTGCTGACCAAAAAGGATATGATAAACAAGCAACTGGGCGACCTGAACCTGATGAAGAACTTCGGCTGTACCGTAACGCGTGTCCGCCGAAGCGGAATAGACCTTGCCCCCTCGCCCGACCTCGCGCTGAAATTCGGCGACAAGCTGACGGTGGTAGGCGAAAAGGAAGGACTGAAAGGACTGGCGCGCCTCTTGGGCAATAACGCCAAGAAACTGTCCGATACCGATTTCTTCCCGATTGCAATGGGTATTGTGCTCGGAGTACTGTTCGGCAAACTGAATATATCCTTTCCCGGCGGTTTGTCGTTCTCACCGGGACTGACGGGCGGTATCCTGATAGTGGCCCTGTTCCTCAGCGCAATAGGCAAGACAGGTCCTGTCATCTGGTCGATGTCGGGCCCTGCCAACCAACTGCTGCGACAGTTGGGACTGCTGCTGTTCCTCGCCGAAGTAGGTACGTCGGCAGGAAAGAACCTGGTTGCCACCTTCCAGGAAAGCGGCTGGCTGCTGTTCGGAGTAGGCGCAGCCATTACCCTGGTTCCCATGCTGATAGCCGTGATTGTGGGCAGGATGGTGTTTAAAATCAGTATTCTCGACCTCTTGGGAACCATTACCGGCGGCATGACAAGTACCCCCGGCCTGGCGGCTGCCGATTCCATGACCGACAGTAATATTCCGAGCGTGGCATACGCAACGGTCTACCCCATTGCAATGGTATTCCTCATACTGTCCATTCAAATCATAGCTACAATGATTTAAGACAATGAAAGCACTGGATAAAGAAACAGCTATTGCCCGGATGAATACGTTCGGGCGCAACGGTACGCCCTTCCTGTTTGTTATCGACTACATGCAGGAACATTCGTACGTAGAACCTCTCGACGGGATAGATACGTCCGTATGCCTCTACCAGTTCAGAGGAACAGGCAATGCACCTGATGCCGGTGCCCGGTATGCCGGAACGATAGACTGGGAATTCACACCGCCCGCTCCCGCCGACTATCGCCGTTCTTTCGATACCGTGAGGCGCAACCTGCTGGGCGGCAACAGCTACCTGACCAATCTGACATGCAAAGTGCCGCTCCGCACCAACCTGACGCTGAAAGATGTGTTCCTGCATTCACACGCCCTGTACAAGCTCTGGCTGAAAGACCGGTTCGTCTGCTTCTCGCCCGAAATCTTCGTCCGCATGGAAGAGGGCAGGATAAAATCCTTCCCGATGAAAGGCACGATTGACGCCACCCTGCCCCATGCCGAATCAATCCTGCTGGACGATGCCAAAGAAGCTGCCGAACATGCCACGATTGTAGACTTGATACGCAATGACCTCAGCATGGTTTCCGAACACGTCACCGTAGCGTCCTACCGCTACATAGACCGCCTGCAGACCAACAAAGGACCTATCCTGCAGACAAGCTCCGAAATATGCGGCATGCTGCCCGGCGATTACACAAAGCGCCTCGGCGATATTCTGTTCAGCCTGCTGCCCGCCGGCTCCATTACCGGCGCTCCCAAACCGCGTACCATGCAAATTATTGCCGAAGCGGAAGGCTACGAACGGGGATTCTATACCGGAGTCATGGGCTGCTACGCCGACGGACGGCTGGACAGCGCCGTCATGATACGCTTCATCGAGCAGGAAGACGGACAGCTCTATTTCAAAGCCGGTGGCGGCATCACCGCCCAAAGCCGTTGGGAAAGCGAATACAACGAAGTAATACAGAAAATATATGTGCCGATTTATTGAAACCATACGGGTGGATTGCGGAGAAGTGCGCAACACGGCTTACCATGAACGGAGAATGAACGATACCCGTACGCACTTCTGGCCTGAAAGCCCCACTCTGCAACTGGCCGGCTACCTGCCCGCCATTCCCGGAAGCGGCGTACACAAGCTGCGTATAGTGTACGGGCAAAACGGCATCGAGGAAGTGACCTGTACCCCTTATACCCTGCGCCCCGTCCGCTCACTGGCACTGATACAGGCCGACGACATCGACTACGCCTGCAAAAGCACCGACCGCAGTGCGCTCAACCGGTTGTTTGCCCGGCGCGGCGCGTATGATGATATTCTGATTGTACGCCGGCATCTGCTCACCGACACCAGCATCGCCAACATCGCCCTCTTTGACGGCAGCCATTGGCATACTCCGCAACATCCTCTGCTGAAAGGGACCAAACGTGCCGAACTGCTGGACAAAGGTATTCTTACGGAAAAGGACATACGCATGGAAGAACTTCCGGCTTATTCCACCGTCCGCCTGTTCAATGCAATGATAGACTGGGGCGAAGTGGAACTGCCCGCCGATTGCCTGCATCCGGTATTCTGAAAAGCACGAATGTGGAGCCAACAGTTTCCATTTCCCAAAGATTTGTCTTACTTTTGCAAGCGGAGTATAAAGTCATCCGCTACCGTAACTTAACAAATACAACTATGCGTTATACCGTTTCCGCTCCCGATGTACCGATGCATGCCGCTATCCGGCTACCGGCATCCAAAAGTATCAGTAACCGTGCGCTTATCCTGCACGCCCTTGCCCATGGCAGGCAGACACTCTGCAATCTGAGCGATTGCGACGATACCCGCGTCATGGTGCGTGCGCTGCAAGGCAATCCCGAACATATAGACATCATGGCGGCAGGGACGGCCATGCGTTTTCTCACCGCCTACCTCAGCGTAACGCCCGGTGTCCGTATCATTACCGGAACGCAACGTATGCAGCAGCGGCCCATCCGTATTCTGACAGACGCCCTGCGCCAGCTCGGTGCAAACATCGAGTACGCAGGCAATGAGGGCTTCCCGCCCCTGCGCATCACCGGTTCGGAATTGCAAGGCTGTGAAATATCGCTTGCCGGAAACGTGAGTTCACAATATATATCCGCCCTGCTGATGATAGGAGCTGTTCTTCCCCAAGGGTTGCACCTGCATCTTACGGGCTGTATCATTTCCCGTCCCTACATCGACCTCACCCTCAAGCTCATACGGGACTTCGGCGGACATGCCGAATGGAGTTCCGAAAACAGTATCACTGTATATCCCGGCGGTTACCGGGATGTTCCGTTCACTGTAGAGAGCGACTGGAGCGCGGCATCCTACTGGTATCAGATACTGGCGTTGAGGGGGAATGAAGAACGGAAAACGGGGAGTGGAGAGTTACCGAAAGGGAATGAAGAGGAAACGGTAGAGTTGCTCGGACTGTTCCCCCACAGTTATCAGGGTGACAGCCGCGGTGCGGAGATTTTCTCCCGCCTGGGCGTACATACCGAATACACGGACAAGGGGGTACGGCTCACACTTGCGGGGACGCCCGTTGACCGTCTCGAAGAAGATATGGTAGATATTCCCGACCTTGCGCAGACCTTTGTCGTCACTTGCTGCCTGATGAATATCCCTTTCCGCTTTACCGGCCTGCAAAGCCTCAAAATCAAAGAGACCGACCGCATCACCGCCCTTATCGCCGAACTGCGTAAATTAGGCTATGCGGTACGTTCCGAGCAGGACAGCATCCTGCTGTGGGAGGGTGAACGTTGCCCTGCCGAAAGCGCTCCCGTTATCGCCACCTACGAAGATCACCGCATGGCAATGGCATTTGCCCCCGCCTGTATCGCACTGCCGCAGATAAGGATTGACGAACCCCAGGTAGTATCCAAATCCTATCCGGGCTATTGGGAAGATTTGAAGCAAGCAGGCTTTATCATCTGTCATTAACATCGCCCGACGCACCGCTGCGGACAGCCTGATTGCATGACAGCTGAAAAGCATTCCGGCACACTTTCTTTTTGCCTGTTCAAAAGCGGGCAGATACGAAAACAATGTGTATCTTTGTCCGTTCTATTGTATAAGGACACTTTTTTTTCAAGGAAAGAGAACGTATGTGGATACTGATTATTAGCCTGATTGCCCTTGCCGTCGTAGCTGCCATAGCCGGAACCGTACGCAACCGCAGACTCCAGAAGAAAATTGACAATGGCGAACTGGACGCTATGCCCGAAGTGCAGGAAGTGGATGCGGAATGTTGCGGACAGCACGAGGTATGCGAAAAAGAGAGCCTGCTCGCCGCCGTCAGCAAGAAGATAGAATACTATGACGACGAGGAGCTGGACAAATACATCGGAACCGCTCCCGACGAGTATACGCCCGAACAGGAAGATGAGTTCCGTGATGTGTTCTACACCATGCAGTCGGAAGACGTGGCAGGGTGGGTGCGCAGCCTGCAACTGCGCGGCATTGCACTGCCCGACAATATAAAAGACGAAGTATTCCTGATTGTAGGAGAAAGAAGAAATAACCACTAACCCCCGCCGCATGGAACTTTTACAATATACATTCTTTCAACATGCCCTCATCGGCAGTCTGCTGGCAAGCATTGTCTGCGGAATTATCGGTACGTACATCGTCACCCGGAGGCTGGTTTTTATCAGCGGCGGACTGACGCATGCCTCTTTCGGCGGTATAGGCCTGGGACTGTATGCGGGGATTTCACCGATTCTGTCGGCAGCGGTCTTTTCCGTACTGTCAGCATTCGGCGTGGAATGGCTCAGCAAGCGGAAAGACATGCGCGAGGACTCTGCCATTGCGGTATTCTGGACACTGGGAATGGCATTGGGCATCATATTCACATTCCTGTCTCCCGGATTTGCACCCGACCTCTCCGCCTACCTGTTCGGGAATATCCTGACTATTACATTTGGCGACATCGCCCTGCTGGGCGGACTGGCAGCACTGCTTATCCTGTTCTTCTCGTTTTTCCTGCATCCGATAATCTATGTGGCATTCGACCGCGAATTCGCCCGTTCGCAAGGAATACCCGTACAGACCTTTGAATATGTACTGATGATGTTCATTGCGCTGACTATCGTAGCCTGCCTGCGTATGGTGGGCATCGTGCTGGTTATCTCATTGCTGACAATCCCGCAGATGACTGCCAATCTCTTTTCACATAGGTTTCACCGCATCATCTGGCTGTCTGTGAGCATCGGTTACCTCAGTTGCCTGGGCGGACTGCTCATTTCATACTATCTCAATGTTCCTTCGGGAGCAGCCATCATCTTCTTCTCCATTATTATTTATGCAATCTGTAAAGGGGGAAAAAGTTTTTGGTTATCTTTGCAGAAAAAGCGAAGATAAGCTGTGCCTCGGCATAAAAAATGAGCACGTTCATTTTTTATGCTCTCGGTTTGCATTATCTTTGCAGAAAAATACAAAATAATGGAAATCAAGATTCAGTCATTAGACCAGATTCATGAAGCCGCCCGCCGGTTCGTCGAGGCAATGGGCGACAATACCGTGTTTGCTTTTTACGGCAAAATGGGAGCCGGCAAGACGACCTTTATCAAGGCGGTTTGCGAAGAGCTCGGCGTATCCGATGTCATTACCTCCCCTACTTTCGCCATCGTAAACGAATACCGTTCCGAAATTGCCGGAGAGTTGATTTACCACTTCGATTTCTACCGGATCAAGAAACTGGAAGAGGTGTACGATATGGGATACGAAGATTATCTGTACAGCGGTGCGCTCTGCTTCATCGAATGGCCGGAACTGATTGAAGAGCTGCTGCCGGGAAATACCGTGAAAGTCACTATCGAAGAGATAGAAAACGGTGAACGGGAAGTTACACTGCAACCGCTGGATTAGTACCGGCCGTTAATCATCAACCGCTAATCGCACTACATGAGCCAGTACATCGTTCAGGGTATCTTTGCCGTTGCGGGAATTATCTCCCTGCTGGCTGCAATCTTAGATTGGGATTGGTTCTTTACCGCCCAGAACACGCAGTTTGTCGTACGGAATGTAGGCCGCCGGCAAGCACGCTGGTTTTACGGGGTATTGGGAATGATACTTATCGGCACGGCGGTATTCTTTTTTCTGAATACTCCGCCGGTAGCATAAACGGAAAGACTGATATACAACATACAGGAAAAAAGGAAAGGCGCAGGTTTTCATCCCGCGCCTTTCCTTTTTCATTATAATCCAAACTGTGAATTACTCATCCTCCAATGACTCCGTGTATTCCATTTCGCCCTGCACGATGAAAAGGATTTCATCCGGATCATAATCGCCCATTTCGTCTTTATGAGCTTCCTTGATGATGTAATCTACGATTTTTCCCAGATCGACTTCGATATATCCGTCACCGTCGGGCTGCACATCGAGGATGCCGCTCTCGGAATAATACTCGTCAATCAAATCGAGAAAATAATAAAACTCATCGTCAGAGAACTTCTCTTTCAACTCCTGCGGCAAATAGTTTTTGATGTACTCAATGGTCTTTTCATCATCGAGATCATTCTTCAAAAAATCGTCTTCCAGTCCCATAGCTTTATATCTTTAAAGGATTAATAGTACCACCACCTTACAACAGTGCTTCAATTTTCGCTGCATAAGTCGGTTTAGGAGCAGAACCCACTTGCTTGTCCACCAGTTCTCCATTCTTGAAGAACAGTACGGTAGGAATATTGCGAATACCGTATTCGGCGGCAACATCTCCGTTTTCGTCTACATCGCATTTACCGATAAGCGCTTTGCCTTCATATTCGCCGGCCAGTTCTTCAATGATAGGACCCACCATTTTGCAAGGTCCGCACCACGGCGCCCAAAAATCAATTACCACAGGTTTACCCTCTGCCAGGATTTCCTTGAAGTTGTTGTCTGTAATTTCTAATGCCATTTCTTCTAAATATTAAGTTAAATATCAATTCAACAGTACAGTATCAGCATTATCCGCCTACTGCCATCAGTGAAGCAAAGATAATTAATTTATCCGAAAATCAAGCTCCGGACGCTCTTTTAAATAAGAGATCAGCTCACGGCCTACGGAAAGCTTCACCGGACGGGACACCAGGTCAAGGGTCATCTTGCTCTCCGGGTCGGTCACTTTAAAGTAAAGTTCCGTTGTACCGGGACGCTCCTTCGTCAGTTCCGCCAATTCCGTCACCAGTGCCTTGTTCAGCACGCCGAGCGGGATAAGGATCGTTATCTTCTCTATCAGTTTTTCCTTTACATCGGGAAGCAGTTCCATTGAGGTAATCTTCAGCTCCAGTTCGTCCTGCCGCCACTGTTTAGGCTGGCAGCGCGCCTTTATATAAAGGAAGGTACGCTCGCCCAGGTATCCCTGGTAAGTCACCCAGTCGTTTCCGAAGAAAGGCAACTCTGCCGACCCGGAATAGTCCTCTATCTTGGCAATGCCATAAGGATTGCCGTTTTTACTGATGCCCCGGCGGACGG
This window contains:
- the trxA gene encoding thioredoxin, with the protein product MALEITDNNFKEILAEGKPVVIDFWAPWCGPCKMVGPIIEELAGEYEGKALIGKCDVDENGDVAAEYGIRNIPTVLFFKNGELVDKQVGSAPKPTYAAKIEALL
- a CDS encoding immunity 17 family protein, with the translated sequence MSQYIVQGIFAVAGIISLLAAILDWDWFFTAQNTQFVVRNVGRRQARWFYGVLGMILIGTAVFFFLNTPPVA
- a CDS encoding aminodeoxychorismate synthase component I, whose product is MKALDKETAIARMNTFGRNGTPFLFVIDYMQEHSYVEPLDGIDTSVCLYQFRGTGNAPDAGARYAGTIDWEFTPPAPADYRRSFDTVRRNLLGGNSYLTNLTCKVPLRTNLTLKDVFLHSHALYKLWLKDRFVCFSPEIFVRMEEGRIKSFPMKGTIDATLPHAESILLDDAKEAAEHATIVDLIRNDLSMVSEHVTVASYRYIDRLQTNKGPILQTSSEICGMLPGDYTKRLGDILFSLLPAGSITGAPKPRTMQIIAEAEGYERGFYTGVMGCYADGRLDSAVMIRFIEQEDGQLYFKAGGGITAQSRWESEYNEVIQKIYVPIY
- a CDS encoding aminotransferase class IV family protein — translated: MCRFIETIRVDCGEVRNTAYHERRMNDTRTHFWPESPTLQLAGYLPAIPGSGVHKLRIVYGQNGIEEVTCTPYTLRPVRSLALIQADDIDYACKSTDRSALNRLFARRGAYDDILIVRRHLLTDTSIANIALFDGSHWHTPQHPLLKGTKRAELLDKGILTEKDIRMEELPAYSTVRLFNAMIDWGEVELPADCLHPVF
- a CDS encoding DUF2721 domain-containing protein translates to MEIDLTTPALLFSAISLIMLAYTNRFLSYAGLVRALKEQHQKSHSSVTAAQIANLRQRLYLTRAMQVTGIASLLLCVVSMFFIYIRLHLVSVYIFGLALVLLIISLAISVYEIYISVKALEIHLNDMGD
- the tsaE gene encoding tRNA (adenosine(37)-N6)-threonylcarbamoyltransferase complex ATPase subunit type 1 TsaE; its protein translation is MEIKIQSLDQIHEAARRFVEAMGDNTVFAFYGKMGAGKTTFIKAVCEELGVSDVITSPTFAIVNEYRSEIAGELIYHFDFYRIKKLEEVYDMGYEDYLYSGALCFIEWPELIEELLPGNTVKVTIEEIENGEREVTLQPLD
- a CDS encoding 3-phosphoshikimate 1-carboxyvinyltransferase, yielding MRYTVSAPDVPMHAAIRLPASKSISNRALILHALAHGRQTLCNLSDCDDTRVMVRALQGNPEHIDIMAAGTAMRFLTAYLSVTPGVRIITGTQRMQQRPIRILTDALRQLGANIEYAGNEGFPPLRITGSELQGCEISLAGNVSSQYISALLMIGAVLPQGLHLHLTGCIISRPYIDLTLKLIRDFGGHAEWSSENSITVYPGGYRDVPFTVESDWSAASYWYQILALRGNEERKTGSGELPKGNEEETVELLGLFPHSYQGDSRGAEIFSRLGVHTEYTDKGVRLTLAGTPVDRLEEDMVDIPDLAQTFVVTCCLMNIPFRFTGLQSLKIKETDRITALIAELRKLGYAVRSEQDSILLWEGERCPAESAPVIATYEDHRMAMAFAPACIALPQIRIDEPQVVSKSYPGYWEDLKQAGFIICH
- a CDS encoding aspartate:alanine exchanger family transporter, with protein sequence MFTDLLNSSYFALFLIVALGFMLGRIKIKGLSLDVSAVIFIALLFGHFGVIIPKELGYFGLVLFIFTIGIQAGPGFFDSFRSKGKTLIIITLLIICSAALTATGLKYAFDIDTPSVVGLIAGALTSTPGLAVAIDSTHSPLASIAYGIAYPFGVIGVILFVKLLPRIMHIDLDREARRLETERRGQFPELLTCIYRVTNPVVFGRSLMQINARAITGAVISRHKHGEQISIPTAHTVLRENDYIQAVGSDEALNQLATLVGEREEGELPLSHTQEIESLLLTKKDMINKQLGDLNLMKNFGCTVTRVRRSGIDLAPSPDLALKFGDKLTVVGEKEGLKGLARLLGNNAKKLSDTDFFPIAMGIVLGVLFGKLNISFPGGLSFSPGLTGGILIVALFLSAIGKTGPVIWSMSGPANQLLRQLGLLLFLAEVGTSAGKNLVATFQESGWLLFGVGAAITLVPMLIAVIVGRMVFKISILDLLGTITGGMTSTPGLAAADSMTDSNIPSVAYATVYPIAMVFLILSIQIIATMI
- a CDS encoding metal ABC transporter permease, which gives rise to MELLQYTFFQHALIGSLLASIVCGIIGTYIVTRRLVFISGGLTHASFGGIGLGLYAGISPILSAAVFSVLSAFGVEWLSKRKDMREDSAIAVFWTLGMALGIIFTFLSPGFAPDLSAYLFGNILTITFGDIALLGGLAALLILFFSFFLHPIIYVAFDREFARSQGIPVQTFEYVLMMFIALTIVACLRMVGIVLVISLLTIPQMTANLFSHRFHRIIWLSVSIGYLSCLGGLLISYYLNVPSGAAIIFFSIIIYAICKGGKSFWLSLQKKRR